The Bemisia tabaci chromosome 8, PGI_BMITA_v3 genome has a segment encoding these proteins:
- the LOC109044589 gene encoding guanine nucleotide-exchange factor SEC12: MFSKKPNEGLLARVNFPLFTVQMLTSRHVLVAGGGGSAKTGVANGFEVFELHHNGQQFSAEECLRHITGGSVVMNCSTLCTSRNTYLVAGQESHCQLYTVNFRVVSGENSFDREDTSNDNKEVEVRKRKKRNSDSASGFKEHNSSKDIPLDSGKVLELAIEPLKSVQTDFSDGESLQRVVRISHIGNLMATGGTDGYLRLWTFPDLNSLHNIPAHSKEIDDLDFSSDEKLIASVAKDGRAVVWNVSTGKKAKELQWVFPNGTKYLCKRCRFGVVEDKKEIIRLFILTNPVGKGPSFIQQWDALSGELTKSAGLSESGSALAVRNDGRFVAVGTMFSGSVHIFVAFSLQQVLLVRHVHDMFVTGLEFLPVQQDSSSSVSPVEAAVLSISVDNKVCIHSLPFRRSLPLWVFLLMMVIVLFSSFFLCCFFGL; this comes from the exons ATGTTTTCGAAAAAACCCAATGAAGGGCTACTAGCCAGAGTAAATTTCCCTCTTTTTACTGTCCAAATGTTAACTAGTCGACATGTATTAGTGGCAGGTGGAGGTGGCTCCGCAAAAACTGGAGTAGCAAATGGTTTT GAAGTGTTTGAGCTTCACCACAATGGTCAGCAATTTTCGGCAGAGGAATGTTTGCGGCACATCACAGGTGGTAGTGTTGTCATGAACTGCTCCACTTTATGCACTTCTCGGAATACCTACCTAGTGGCAGGCCAGGAGAGCCACTGCCAGCTGTATACTGTCAATTTTAGGGTTGTTTCTGGTGAAAATTCCTTTGATAGAGAAGACACAA GTAACGACAACAAAGAAGTTGAAGTACggaaaaggaagaaacgaaATTCTGATTCAGCATCTGGATTCAAAGAGCATAATAGTTCAAAAGATATACCATTAGATAGTGGGAAAGTGTTAGAATTGGCCATAGAGCCTTTGAAAAGCGTCCAGACAGACTTTAG tgatgggGAGTCGCTACAACGTGTCGTTCGAATTAGTCATATTGGCAATCTTATGGCCACTGGCGGTACTGATGGTTATTTGAGGCTGTGGACTTTTCCTGACTTGAACAGTCTGCATAACATTCCAGCGCATTCAAAAGAGATTGATGATCTTGACTTTAGTTCAGACGAAAAATTA ATTGCAAGTGTGGCAAAAGATGGACGTGCTGTTGTTTGGAATGTTTCCAcgggaaaaaaagcaaaagaattACAGTGGGTCTTTCCGAATGGAACAAAATATCTTTGTAAGAGGTGTAG gtttgGCGTAGTTGAAGATAAGAAGGAAATAATTAGGTTATTCATTTTGACGAATCCTGTCGGCAAAGGCCCGTCTTTTATTCAGCAGTGGGATGCCTTAAGTGGTGAATTGACAAAATCTGCTGGACTTAGTGAAAGTGGTAGCGCTCTGGCTGTCAGAAATGATGGTAGATTTGTTGCTGTTGGAACAATGTTTTCTGGTTCTGTGCATATATTTGTGGCATTTAGTTTACag CAAGTTCTTTTGGTAAGGCACGTCCATGACATGTTTGTGACCGGATTAGAATTTTTGCCGGTGCAGCAGGATAGTTCCAGCTCTGTTTCCCCTGTGGAGGCAGCAGTGCTTAGCATATCTGTTGACAACAAAGTTTGCATTCACAGCCTCCCATTTAGAA
- the LOC109044520 gene encoding uncharacterized protein isoform X1 produces MADDIAFEPIFGKIDSMLQFGWTQYLIHVRDGHVARVQKMISEGYTPNDCNSYGLSSLTVSVISKNERMVETILNTESFTYDKLASELIDPVSLASLLGLQGIVLILLDKFPNLVNNKNTTCGYTPIFFAAIKRHYRIVQILIARGANLSIRNSANHTLLEVAMMMNDAELVAFLSAKSGVDDLRKPRCHPRLYTPPRCLKQVGVSPPSPAKPYSKPDKRKLASPVSTPKTRPLRQINNQNLPNRNITLQNNSFEPNDQFSDISFSDSSSFFSNDFVPLAKSSLAFRNSSSSNTPSFNFNNSSFCASPKLQSAMLSSPYSFQKMSCPSPRLPLPNCTYYHYSVSDVPTLTTSPATPNLSSPDCSYFHFSSPTPLQNHTLPHTPLTTPKNFLHPTKSFAPSHTPVSTPKFGQSLMVPQLLNTPQTHHRKFLHPQKLTFQQPRSFIASYVTPLRTRNKKVPLRTKLLDKLYRREKLIKNDENQNLAPICADDLKSVLEYLGLEKYYKLFELNQVEPEILSTFTDVDLETMGIEDKKTRKTILKKIRKGLLDANT; encoded by the exons ATGGCAGATGACATAGCATTTGAaccaatttttgggaaaattgacTCTATGCTTCAGTTTGGCTGGACACAGTACCTGATTCACGTTAGGGATGGACATGTTGCCAGAGTTCAAAAAATGATTTCAGAGGGATACACTCCCAATGACTGCAACAGTTACG GACTAAGTTCTTTGACGGTGTCAGTGATCAGTAAGAATGAGCGTATGGTCGAGACAATTTTGAACACAGAAAGCTTCACTTATGATAAATTAGCTAGTGAATTGATAGACCCTGTAAGTTTGGCAAGCTTGCTAGGGCTGCAAGGAATTGTACTAATATTACTGGATAAATTTCCTAACCTCGTGAACAATAAGAACACGACCTGTG GATACACACCGATTTTTTTTGCTGCAATCAAGAGACACTACAGAATTGTTCAAATCCTGATAGCAAGAGGTGCTAACTTGAGCATTCGAAACTCAGCCAACCACACACTTCTGGAAGTTGCGATGATGATGAACGACGCAGAGTTGGTAGCTTTCCTTAGTGCTAAGTCAGGGGTCGATGACTTACGGAAGCCGAGGTGCCACCCCCGTTTGTACACTCCCCCGCGTTGTCTAAAGCAGGTCGGAGTGTCACCCCCGTCACCAGCAAAGCCATATTCAAAACCTGATAAGAGGAAATTAGCCAGCCCAGTATCCACACCAAAAACTCGACCGCTCCGTCAGATAAATAATCAAAACCTTCCAAACAGGAACATCACTCTTCAAAACAACTCTTTCGAACCGAATGACCAGTTTTCAGACATCTCCTTTTCCGACTCTTCAAGTTTTTTCTCCAACGATTTTGTGCCACTTGCAAAATCTTCTCTTGCCTTCAGAAACTCTTCTTCATCAAACACTCCCTccttcaatttcaacaattccaGTTTCTGTGCCTCTCCTAAGCTCCAATCTGCAATGCTGTCTTCACCATATTCTTTCCAAAAGATGTCCTGTCCATCACCCAGACTTCCATTACCAAACTGCACCTATTATCACTATTCAGTATCCGACGTTCCAACGCTAACAACATCTCCAGCAACTCCAAACTTGTCGTCACCAGACTGCTCCTATTTTCACTTTTCATCGCCGACACCTCTCCAGAACCATACGCTTCCACATACTCCACTTACCACTCCTAAAAATTTCTTGCATCCCACTAAGAGCTTCGCACCCTCCCATACACCAGTCTCAACCCCAAAATTTGGTCAATCCTTGATGGTTCCTCAACTCCTCAACACACCTCAGACACACCATCGTAAATTTTTACACCCTCAAAAGCTGACGTTTCAACAGCCTAGGTCTTTTATCGCCTCATACGTGACTCCACTACGAACTAGGAACAAGAAGGTGCCATTGAGGACTAAACTGCTGGATAAACTGTACAGAAG AGAGaagttgataaaaaatgatgaaaatcaaaatttggcaCCGATATGTGCTGATGATCTCAAGAGTGTTCTGGAGTATTTGGGACTTGAAAAATACTATAAACTTTTTGAGTTGAATCAG GTAGAGCCAGAAATTTTGAGTACTTTCACTGATGTCGATTTGGAAACGATGGGAATTGAGGACAAGAAGACTCGCAagactattttgaaaaaaatcaggaaaggtTTGCTTGATGCAAACACATGA
- the LOC109044394 gene encoding uncharacterized protein C18orf63 isoform X3, which yields MSYSSNQKGVMLVSVPKPSDLWYVQAQQTGTRAPKNTYSSNHFFAVMKCRTLIHADPLLMAAPVIGKTNQIHIICTKEFYNEGKLQTLLAFLSLSDNPPLPVRQEIYEACLRYTIHTKICPAWNYVEPYLVCGANFLTNPNIMGAVQLDIILQGNNAHLSVRPVRVCLPPLTLKDLVKRKQNLTPVPGEFIYDFSMSGKKIFVLPRMTEARIETVSSKMPPSDDNSSYEKLREFWFNKHGYILPETEEGLFYVAVRFGYGSSMKPLTYPSLCVKQRPLIVVQPFDLDEVLKIFAFDLNQKLPGLCVTPAGFPSLRLNPAIETLSCPNLSSHPQVAKNAEEKVEESLAEFEAGPSHSVELQISEISDAASSSSVYNNLVHELQTGMSSAHSTPLVPMGSASNALSITHLQASNAQITTLNPGLNHNHSQTPTMKRPAHFVHALLPSAEKKPKKAAVNDSIDMKDHAQRGLLGQVNIPTLQYYLRKNGVIVQAKDRKPDLIAKIYRLLDKEKENQEVSNQAV from the exons ATGTCGTATTCAAGCAACCAGAAGGGTGTGATGCTTGTCTCTGTCCCAAAACCCAGTGATTTATGGTACGTCCAGGCTCAACAGACGGGGACTCGGGCTCCAAAGAATACATACAGCTCAAATCATTTCTTTGCCGTCATGAAATGCAG aacGCTCATTCATGCCGATCCTTTACTGATGGCAGCTCCCGTCAttggaaaaacaaatcaaattcaTATCATCTGCACTAAAGAATTTTACAATGAGGGCAAACTTCAAACATTACTGGCTTTTCTTAGTTTATCC GACAACCCACCACTTCCAGTTCGCCAAGAAATTTACGAGGCCTGTCTCCGGTACACCATACACACTAAAATCTGTCCAGCATGGAACTACGTTGAACCATATCTTGTTTGTGGTGCTAACTTCCTGACAAATCCGAATATAATGGGTGCTGTTCAATTAGACATCATTTTACAAG GAAATAATGCCCATCTTTCTGTGCGGCCAGTGCGTGTGTGCCTCCCACCATTGACACTGAAAGATTTAGTGAAGCGGAAGCAAAACTTGACACCAGTCCCTGGTGAATTTATCTATGATTTTTCAATGAGtggtaaaaaaatttttgttctaccgag AATGACCGAGGCCAGGATTGAGACAGTAAGCAGCAAAATGCCCCCATCCGACGATAATTCAAGTTACGAGAAGCTGAGGGAGTTCTGGTTCAATAAG CATGGCTACATTTTACCTGAAACAGAGGAAGGCCTCTTTTACGTCGCTGTTCGATTTGGTTACGGCTCCTCCATGAAACCCTTAACATACCCAAGTCTGTGCGTAAAGCAAAGGCCCTTGATTGTCGTCCAGCCTTTTGACCTTGATGAAGTTCTCAAGATTTTTGCGTTTGATCTCAATCAAAAGCTGCCAGGTCTTTGTGTAACCCCCGCTGGTTTTCCTTCATTGCGGCTGAATCCAGCAATAGAG ACTCTTTCTTGTCCAAATTTGTCATCGCATCCACAAGTTGCTAAAAATGCCGAGGAAAAAGTTGAAGAATCTTTAGCAGAGTTTGAAGCTGGTCCAAGCCATTCAGTGGAATTACAGATAAGCGAA ATCTCTGATGCAGCCTCCTCTTCCAGCGTCTACAACAACCTTGTTCACGAGTTGCAAACAGGCATGTCTTCAGCTCATAGTACCCCTCTCGTTCCGATGGGAAGCGCATCCAATGCTCTTTCAATTACCCACCTCCAAGCATCCAACGCCCAAATTACAACACTGAACCCAGGACTCAATCATAATCATAGCCAGACTCCGACCATGAAACGTCCCGCACACTTTGTACATGCTCTGTTGCCGTCG gcagagaaaaaaccaaaaaaagctGCTGTCAATGACAGCATCGATATGAAAGATCATGCGCAAAGAGGACTGCTGGGACAGGTGAACATTCCCACTCTGCAGTATTACCTGCGCAAGAACGGAGTCATCGTCCAAGCAAAAGATAGGAAACCTGACTTGATCGCTAAAATTTATAGACTGTTGGACAAAGAGAAAGAGAACCAGGAAGTGTCAAACCAAGCTGTCTGA
- the LOC109044520 gene encoding uncharacterized protein isoform X2, which translates to MVETILNTESFTYDKLASELIDPVSLASLLGLQGIVLILLDKFPNLVNNKNTTCGYTPIFFAAIKRHYRIVQILIARGANLSIRNSANHTLLEVAMMMNDAELVAFLSAKSGVDDLRKPRCHPRLYTPPRCLKQVGVSPPSPAKPYSKPDKRKLASPVSTPKTRPLRQINNQNLPNRNITLQNNSFEPNDQFSDISFSDSSSFFSNDFVPLAKSSLAFRNSSSSNTPSFNFNNSSFCASPKLQSAMLSSPYSFQKMSCPSPRLPLPNCTYYHYSVSDVPTLTTSPATPNLSSPDCSYFHFSSPTPLQNHTLPHTPLTTPKNFLHPTKSFAPSHTPVSTPKFGQSLMVPQLLNTPQTHHRKFLHPQKLTFQQPRSFIASYVTPLRTRNKKVPLRTKLLDKLYRREKLIKNDENQNLAPICADDLKSVLEYLGLEKYYKLFELNQVEPEILSTFTDVDLETMGIEDKKTRKTILKKIRKGLLDANT; encoded by the exons ATGGTCGAGACAATTTTGAACACAGAAAGCTTCACTTATGATAAATTAGCTAGTGAATTGATAGACCCTGTAAGTTTGGCAAGCTTGCTAGGGCTGCAAGGAATTGTACTAATATTACTGGATAAATTTCCTAACCTCGTGAACAATAAGAACACGACCTGTG GATACACACCGATTTTTTTTGCTGCAATCAAGAGACACTACAGAATTGTTCAAATCCTGATAGCAAGAGGTGCTAACTTGAGCATTCGAAACTCAGCCAACCACACACTTCTGGAAGTTGCGATGATGATGAACGACGCAGAGTTGGTAGCTTTCCTTAGTGCTAAGTCAGGGGTCGATGACTTACGGAAGCCGAGGTGCCACCCCCGTTTGTACACTCCCCCGCGTTGTCTAAAGCAGGTCGGAGTGTCACCCCCGTCACCAGCAAAGCCATATTCAAAACCTGATAAGAGGAAATTAGCCAGCCCAGTATCCACACCAAAAACTCGACCGCTCCGTCAGATAAATAATCAAAACCTTCCAAACAGGAACATCACTCTTCAAAACAACTCTTTCGAACCGAATGACCAGTTTTCAGACATCTCCTTTTCCGACTCTTCAAGTTTTTTCTCCAACGATTTTGTGCCACTTGCAAAATCTTCTCTTGCCTTCAGAAACTCTTCTTCATCAAACACTCCCTccttcaatttcaacaattccaGTTTCTGTGCCTCTCCTAAGCTCCAATCTGCAATGCTGTCTTCACCATATTCTTTCCAAAAGATGTCCTGTCCATCACCCAGACTTCCATTACCAAACTGCACCTATTATCACTATTCAGTATCCGACGTTCCAACGCTAACAACATCTCCAGCAACTCCAAACTTGTCGTCACCAGACTGCTCCTATTTTCACTTTTCATCGCCGACACCTCTCCAGAACCATACGCTTCCACATACTCCACTTACCACTCCTAAAAATTTCTTGCATCCCACTAAGAGCTTCGCACCCTCCCATACACCAGTCTCAACCCCAAAATTTGGTCAATCCTTGATGGTTCCTCAACTCCTCAACACACCTCAGACACACCATCGTAAATTTTTACACCCTCAAAAGCTGACGTTTCAACAGCCTAGGTCTTTTATCGCCTCATACGTGACTCCACTACGAACTAGGAACAAGAAGGTGCCATTGAGGACTAAACTGCTGGATAAACTGTACAGAAG AGAGaagttgataaaaaatgatgaaaatcaaaatttggcaCCGATATGTGCTGATGATCTCAAGAGTGTTCTGGAGTATTTGGGACTTGAAAAATACTATAAACTTTTTGAGTTGAATCAG GTAGAGCCAGAAATTTTGAGTACTTTCACTGATGTCGATTTGGAAACGATGGGAATTGAGGACAAGAAGACTCGCAagactattttgaaaaaaatcaggaaaggtTTGCTTGATGCAAACACATGA